GGATGGGAAGGTTGTTAACACTGGAGAACTGATGTCCACGCCTGTAAGAACAATTCCTGTCTCAGTTACCATGGCAAGAATAGGGGATGCCATAATAGCTGATCCAACATCTGAAGAGGAAGCTGTCATGGACGGAAGGGTTACGATGACAACAGACGCTGAAGGCAATGTTTGTGCAGTGCAGAAAGGAGGCACTGGGGCCTTCACAGTAGAACAGATACATCATATAGTAGATAGCGCTATTACAAAAGGACAGGAGATAAGGACAATACTAAAGAAGGTTGTGGAAAGTGGGTAGATCAAAGGTCAAGGAATCGCTGCGGGGCCTGCACCAGAAGTACGGTGCAACGCTTAGGCGTAGATATACAAAAGCATACCTCACGTTAAAGCAGAAACGAAGATGCCCAAGATGCGGTTCATGGAGGTTCAGAAGAAAGGCACTAGGCATTTGGAAGTGCCCCAAGTGTCAGTATACTGTTGCTGGCGGAGCATATGACCTTGTTACCAAGAAAATTTAAGAGATCTGGTTGAATAGGTTTTGAAAGTAGGATTTGAAAGATTTTTCTGTAACATACAATGCAGTTGCTAACTGAAAAGAGAGATCGGTGGCATAAGTTATTTATTTAATGTAATTTGATCTTACACGCTATGAGAAATCACTGCGCTGTTGTCTGCGATTTCACTGCTGGGTTTTGTAGGAGCAGCAAATACAGTTATGGCCAGCCATGCGCCGGCACCCACTAGCGTAACATGCGGTATTGCTGGAACCGACGTAAATGTTGATTGGGATGACATGAGCATCAACGGTACCCCAATTACGCACTATGGGATTGAATTTATAACAACGTACGGAGATGAAGTCAGAGAATTCGATTTCAGCGTCAACAATGTATCAGAATTTTCAACACCACTCACTACATTCGACATCGATACTGATAATGATGGCACACCAGATACAAACCCTGATACTCTAGAAGTGACGGTAAAATCCTTGAACCCAGGTAAACACAGGCAGAACAATGCAAAAGCTGGCCCTGTGTCCTGCGCCTAGCCATAGTCCACCTCTTTTTTCTTTTTTCCCTGCAAACGCCTACGCTATCATGTTCCTTTATCTCACTTTACATGTATGACAATCAGAATGCATGATACATGTTAACTTGCACAAATTCAACATCGATGCAAGTCAGTAAGAATTTCTGTTATGATATATGCTACTATTGCAAGATGTTAATAGAAAATGCATTCATTTCTTATTCAGTTCAATATAGCAGTAGAACTTTAGTACTGCCAAGCTAACGTATTCTTATTATGAACTCTTTTATTGCACTTTCATTACCTGCAATATCAACTGCCTTGAACTGCACTCTGTATTGTCCGCTCTTTTCGAAGTTCATATTAACTGTACGCGGAACCTGATCCTCCACTTTATTCCATGATAGCCCCTTATCCAATTTATAGTAAACACCCTTGATACCACTTATTCTGTCACTGCCAAACATTTCAAAAGTGATCGCCTCGTCTACATCTACGCTTATAATGCATTTATTCTTGGCCTTACAGAGGCTACCAATTGGAATATCACCCTTATTCGTTGTACTGATCTTTGTTAGATACACATCAGGTGCTTGCGCATCTACTCGCACAGATAATGTCTGAAGCTTCTCGGAACGTCCTTCACTATCCAGAGCGTAATAATGTACAGTAACAATACCCTCATTGAGTCCTGTTCGTTTGTCAAGTTTCAACGAATCACCAGTTCGCAAGAGGCATTTTCCTTTACTGCACTTTTCATCAAAGCTCTTGTGAAATACTACTATCTCCTTAATATTGGAAATGCTGGAAGTTGCGGTAAATGTTGCTACTGGCGCACTGCCATAATACCATCCCGTTTCTTCGTTATAGTTACCGGAGATTCTAACCGTGGTCCTGGGTTCGAATGATACAATTGTTGGACTAATGTTAAAAGCATCTGTGATCCAACCAGTTTTGTAGAATTGGTTACCGTAGGGCGGCATCGAATCCCATATAGTAGTCACATAATCATAACTACCAAGTGGTGCTGAGGCTGGAATTACGAATGATCGCTGGTACAACTTTTTGCCTGGTTCTATTGTCGCCGGGGTGTCATTGGACTTGTCATTTATGATAGTGCCAGTACTTGAGTGCCTTACGCTGGCCCCTAGCCACACGTTAAGCTTTTCGAATGTTGGATTATCTATTTCATAGTAAATGGTTAACATTTTTCCTGGTACTATAGAGTCGGAAGACAAATAGGAATGCTGTATCGTTATAGCAGCATCATTGCCAGCTGTTGCCGTGGGTATAAGTAAGAATTGCACTAGCATGGTGCAAAGTGCTAGCCCTGCCAGCGACCACCTACTCATAAGTTAAGGATGGCAGGCTTACTCATACTTGTTCGTGTGTCAGATGTAAAACATACACCTAGATAAAAGCAGACTAGGATCATGCAAGTGGAATATCCACGTGTTTGTAACAAATGGAAATTCCTGTAGCCATCGGGGTTATTACATAGGAATCGTATATTTTACTAAAGTCTGAAATCTGTCAGGCCAGTAACGGTTCGAGGTGATAATTTATACATATAAAATATATGGTATTAGTATTGCTAACCGTATCATGCAAGGGGGAAGATTTAACGCTACCATTGAAATAAGGACCAGAAATCCTGATGTTATCTATTCGGCGCTTAAACCTGACATCAGCCATATAGTCGAGGGGCATACAAGGTCTAGGATGAAACTTGTTAACGGTTCAGTAGTCATAGACATCAGTTCAGAGGACCTTTCTCATCTAAGGGCTAGTCTAAATTCCTATCTGAGGCTGGCGAAGACCGCTATCAGCTGCTTGGATGTAACGCTATAAATATAATTAAGACAGACATATGCTCTGAGCATGAGCGAACAAGAATTGCCTCCTTGGTTACGTGAGCAGGTAGCGAGGCTTAACCAACTGCAGCAGAACCTGCAGGCGATACTTATGCAGAAGCAGCAGATAGAGATTGAACTCGCAGAAGCGGATAAGGCCCTAGAGGAGTTAAGGAAAATTAATGCAGGCGATGCTGTTTACAAGACAGCAGGACCAGTATTGATCAAGGCAAATAAAGACGAAGTCATAAAAGAATTGGAGGAGAAGAAGGAACTTGCTAATACACGTGTGATGGTTTTGTCAAAACAGGAAACTAGGTTAAAAGAGAACCTGAAGGAGGTCCAAGGCAAGATAGATGAAATGATCCGCGGCGCTGGCGCTAGTTCAACAAAGCCGAGAGCGGAGTAATTTATCATGTCTATGCATCGAGCATTTGGAAGGTTTGAAACGCACGAAGATCAAAAATCCAAAAGTTGAAGCTAATGTTAGCAAAGCTAGGTTAAACTCAGGAACTACATGCAGCGACTCTTCAGAGCGATGATCTACGTATACCACCCATGTTTCCTTATCTTCATCAAGCCAGCTCATAGAAGGCAAAGCCTTTACACCATCGTATACTATGGGCCTATCCGGCATTACGCTTGTTGGTATGAAGAGTAAAAGTGGTTCGTAAGACATCTCATTTCTTTCTATGTAGATTTTCTCCAATTGCATTTTGACATTAATGTCCGCGTTGCTCTTTACAACGATCCTTTCATCATTCCATGAAATATTATACTCATGAAGCACTACCTCCGGAGCATATTCAACTGGGCTAACAGCTGACATACCACCCCAATACGCCGCAACAATTCCAGTGCCTTTATCCCTGATCCTCCATTGAATGGCATTTATGTTCGTTATATCAGGAGAACCGGTAACAACAGCCTCATCAAATGTCAAAGTGATAGGTATCCATATGTTGTTTTTCAACTTTATATCGTTATCAATCTTGAAGGTGTAC
The nucleotide sequence above comes from Nitrososphaerales archaeon. Encoded proteins:
- a CDS encoding KEOPS complex subunit Pcc1, with the translated sequence MQGGRFNATIEIRTRNPDVIYSALKPDISHIVEGHTRSRMKLVNGSVVIDISSEDLSHLRASLNSYLRLAKTAISCLDVTL
- a CDS encoding prefoldin subunit beta; its protein translation is MSEQELPPWLREQVARLNQLQQNLQAILMQKQQIEIELAEADKALEELRKINAGDAVYKTAGPVLIKANKDEVIKELEEKKELANTRVMVLSKQETRLKENLKEVQGKIDEMIRGAGASSTKPRAE
- a CDS encoding 50S ribosomal protein L37, with the translated sequence MGRSKVKESLRGLHQKYGATLRRRYTKAYLTLKQKRRCPRCGSWRFRRKALGIWKCPKCQYTVAGGAYDLVTKKI